In Calothrix sp. PCC 7507, one DNA window encodes the following:
- the alr gene encoding alanine racemase, which produces MLSSKQISGVASHQECDTYAWFSQRAWVEIDLAALSQNVQQVAGFLSPSTKLMAVVKADAYGHGAVTVAQTALESGASWLGVATVPEGIQLREGGIKAPILILGATHTPEQIQAIAHWKLQPTLCSPKQALIFANTLETIKFNSPIPVHIKLDTGMSRLGTNWEQAAEFVQLVKRLPHLTVASIYSHLATADSPDTTVMREQHQRFEEAIAQITALGIELPCLHLANSAATLTDSALHYDIVRVGLAVYGLYPSTHLQNTIRLQPVLQLKARVTQVKTIASGTGVSYGHQFIAPRELRLAVVGIGYADGVPRNLSNKMQVLIRGQRLPQIGTITMDQLMVDVSSIPDLQEGEVVTLLGAQGQEQISADDWAKELNTISWEILCGFKHRLPRVAVM; this is translated from the coding sequence ATGTTAAGTAGCAAACAAATTTCTGGTGTTGCTTCTCATCAAGAATGCGATACTTACGCTTGGTTCTCTCAACGTGCTTGGGTGGAGATTGATTTAGCCGCCTTGTCGCAAAATGTACAGCAGGTGGCAGGGTTTTTATCACCTAGCACCAAGTTGATGGCAGTAGTGAAGGCTGATGCCTATGGACATGGGGCGGTGACAGTTGCCCAAACAGCCCTGGAATCGGGCGCTAGTTGGTTAGGAGTGGCGACAGTTCCAGAGGGAATTCAATTGCGAGAAGGAGGGATTAAAGCGCCGATTTTAATCTTAGGGGCAACCCATACACCAGAGCAAATTCAGGCGATCGCTCACTGGAAACTCCAACCGACGCTATGCAGCCCCAAACAAGCTTTGATATTTGCCAACACCCTAGAAACAATCAAGTTTAATTCCCCCATCCCTGTACATATCAAACTGGACACAGGAATGTCTCGCTTGGGAACTAACTGGGAACAAGCGGCTGAGTTTGTGCAGTTAGTTAAACGCTTGCCCCATCTTACCGTTGCAAGTATTTATTCCCACTTGGCAACAGCAGATAGCCCTGACACTACAGTCATGAGAGAACAGCATCAACGATTTGAAGAGGCGATCGCCCAAATCACAGCCCTGGGAATCGAACTACCTTGCTTGCATTTGGCCAACTCAGCCGCCACTCTCACAGACTCGGCATTACACTACGACATTGTGCGTGTAGGTTTAGCAGTTTATGGACTCTATCCTTCTACTCATTTACAAAACACTATTCGCCTCCAACCAGTTTTACAACTCAAGGCACGAGTTACCCAAGTCAAAACAATTGCCTCAGGTACTGGTGTTAGCTATGGACACCAATTTATTGCCCCACGGGAATTACGTCTTGCCGTTGTGGGTATTGGCTATGCTGACGGTGTCCCCCGCAATCTTTCCAACAAAATGCAGGTGTTAATTCGCGGTCAGCGCCTACCGCAGATTGGGACAATTACAATGGATCAACTAATGGTGGATGTGAGTTCCATACCTGATTTACAGGAAGGGGAAGTCGTCACCTTACTTGGGGCACAAGGCCAAGAACAAATATCTGCTGACGATTGGGCCAAGGAATTAAATACGATCTCTTGGGAAATTCTCTGTGGTTTTAAGCATCGTCTGCCTCGTGTGGCGGTAATGTGA
- a CDS encoding response regulator: MNTTPLGSYRLFQKLHPLSLLAQLTSRRATGHLRVYAGKFSWSIYLEEGKLTYASYSDKLFERLDSHLRRLSQQIPTLNNTIRVQMRLMFETKNENQSVANADYRAICWLVDQEYLTPSQAAHLIDELAKEVLESFLSLKEGSYEFNSEISLGELAKFGRLDLRLLVEQCQKQLRNRQNVQSPVPASGGSASVATTKLPQAQSQSSMKIGQQLPLPRQPNFEVADERNQTFAQKTVDKKLYTVACIDDSQTVLNSINHFLDENTFSVVMINDPVKALMQILRSKPDLILLDVEMPNLDGYELCSLLRRHTSFKNTPIIMVTGRTGFIDRAKAKVVRSSGYLTKPFTQSDLLKMVFKHIS; this comes from the coding sequence ATGAACACAACTCCTCTAGGTAGCTACAGGTTGTTTCAGAAACTACATCCACTATCACTGTTGGCACAACTAACCAGTCGGCGTGCTACGGGACACCTACGTGTATATGCGGGGAAGTTTTCTTGGTCTATCTATCTCGAAGAAGGTAAACTTACTTACGCCTCTTATTCAGATAAACTATTTGAGCGACTTGACAGCCATTTACGGCGTCTGAGTCAGCAAATTCCGACTCTCAACAACACCATTCGTGTACAAATGCGGTTGATGTTTGAGACGAAGAATGAAAATCAGTCTGTAGCCAATGCAGATTATCGAGCTATTTGTTGGTTAGTAGATCAAGAATATCTCACCCCTTCACAAGCAGCGCATTTAATAGATGAATTAGCCAAAGAAGTGCTGGAATCTTTTTTGTCTTTAAAAGAAGGGAGCTATGAATTTAATTCTGAGATTTCTTTGGGTGAACTAGCAAAGTTTGGCCGGTTGGATTTGCGGTTACTGGTTGAACAGTGTCAGAAACAGTTACGCAATCGGCAAAATGTTCAGTCGCCAGTTCCCGCGAGTGGAGGTTCTGCATCTGTGGCTACAACTAAGCTACCACAAGCTCAGTCGCAATCTTCAATGAAAATTGGGCAACAATTACCACTACCAAGACAACCTAATTTTGAAGTTGCTGATGAACGTAACCAGACATTTGCTCAAAAAACTGTTGATAAGAAATTGTACACAGTTGCGTGTATTGATGATAGTCAAACGGTTTTGAATTCCATCAACCACTTTTTGGATGAGAATACATTTTCTGTGGTGATGATTAATGATCCAGTAAAAGCTTTGATGCAAATACTACGGAGTAAACCTGACTTAATTTTATTAGATGTGGAAATGCCAAATTTAGATGGCTATGAACTATGTTCTTTATTGCGGAGGCACACAAGTTTTAAAAACACACCGATTATTATGGTGACGGGTAGAACAGGATTTATCGACAGAGCAAAGGCGAAAGTAGTTAGATCATCAGGCTATTTAACCAAGCCTTTTACGCAATCAGATTTATTAAAAATGGTGTTTAAGCATATCAGTTAA
- a CDS encoding response regulator transcription factor, translated as MNTTLLGTILIVEDSPSELELMSHYLQESGYHVIQATGAKEALEKALLEQPDAIVTDVVMPGVSGFELCRYLKRNPVTEKVPIVICSSKNLEIDRLWGMRQGADAYLTKPYTREQLLRAIKSVVI; from the coding sequence GTGAATACTACTTTGCTCGGCACAATTCTGATTGTAGAAGATTCCCCCAGTGAATTAGAGTTAATGAGCCATTATCTGCAAGAAAGTGGTTATCACGTCATTCAAGCGACTGGTGCAAAAGAAGCTTTAGAAAAAGCTTTATTGGAACAACCAGATGCGATCGTTACGGATGTAGTTATGCCGGGTGTAAGTGGCTTTGAGTTGTGTCGTTACCTGAAGCGAAATCCAGTTACAGAGAAAGTTCCGATTGTGATTTGCAGTTCCAAAAATCTAGAAATTGATCGTTTGTGGGGGATGAGACAAGGTGCTGATGCCTATTTGACGAAACCGTACACACGTGAGCAACTCTTACGTGCTATTAAATCAGTAGTAATTTGA
- a CDS encoding chemotaxis protein CheW: protein MNSSKITLSAKHSQHNLGDGYLRFQLNQQTAAVLSMRHTQEAVIVPVESITAMPNIPACILGLMNWRSRIIWVIDLPRMLNLESLDPRLRQYNVIVIRVESLLLGLVVQEIKGTAKFMPDDIRSPVGQVASSLVPYLRGCVVQQQEILLVLDAQAIVHSSILRSD from the coding sequence ATGAATAGTTCAAAAATTACACTCTCCGCCAAACATAGCCAACATAACTTGGGAGATGGCTATCTCCGGTTTCAGCTAAATCAACAAACTGCTGCTGTTTTATCAATGAGGCACACACAAGAAGCGGTGATAGTGCCTGTTGAATCCATAACAGCGATGCCAAATATACCTGCTTGTATCTTAGGATTAATGAATTGGCGGAGTCGGATAATTTGGGTGATTGATCTACCAAGAATGCTCAATTTAGAATCCTTAGACCCTAGACTCCGGCAGTACAATGTGATTGTTATTCGGGTGGAATCACTGCTTTTGGGCTTAGTTGTGCAAGAAATAAAAGGTACAGCTAAGTTCATGCCTGATGATATTCGTTCTCCTGTGGGACAAGTAGCATCTAGTTTGGTACCGTATTTACGTGGGTGTGTTGTGCAACAGCAAGAAATATTGCTGGTATTAGATGCACAAGCGATTGTCCATTCTTCCATTCTCCGCAGTGATTAG